The genomic window ATAGACATAGGGATAGGTCATACACGTTGGGCAACTCATGGTGTACCAAGTGATGTAAATGCTCATCCTCATGCAGATTGCACTGGTCAAATAGTAGTAGTGCATAATGGAATAATAGAAAACTATGCTAAACTTCGCAAAGACTTAATGTTAGAAGGGCATGATTTCATTTCAGATACAGATACCGAAGCAATAGTACATCTTATAGAAAAATATTATAAAAACACATCACTTGAAAAAGCTGTACGTAAAGTATTAAAAGAAGTTCAGGGTTCATTTGCCATAGCAGTAATGTGTGTAAACGAACCTGATAAAATAATAGCTGCTAAAAAAGATAGCCCTTTAATAGTAGGCTTAGGAGAAAATGAAAACTATATAGCTTCAGATATTCCAGCTATATTGGGTAAAACCAAACAAATATATATACTTGAAGATAAAGAATTAGTAATTTTGACAAAAGACTCAGTTGAAATAACTGATTTTGATGGCAATAAAGTTCATAAAGAAATATTTGAAGTTACTTGGGACGCTATTGCTGCTGAAAAAGCTGGATATGAACACTTCATGTTAAAAGAAATACATGAACAACCAGTAGCTATAAAAGAAACACTACGAGAAAAAATAAAAGATGGTCTAGTTGATATGTCAGATCTAAACATTGATGAAATATTTGAAGATACAGAAAAAATATATATCGTTGCATGTGGAACAGCCTATCATGCTGGATTAGTAGGTAAATTGGCGATTGAAAAACTCGCTAAAATACCTGTTGAAACAGATATAGCATCAGAATTTAGATACAGAGATGTGTTGTGGACTCCAAAATCAGTAATGATAGTAGTAAGTCAATCTGGTGAAACTGCAGACACACTAGCAGCACTCAGAGAAGCAAAAAGAAATGGCATAAAAGTATTAGCAGTAACAAACGTAGTTGGAAGCTCAGTATCACGTGAAGCTGATAAAGTTATATATACTCATGCAGGACCTGAAATAGCAGTAGCATCAACAAAAGCTTATACTACCCAACTAGTTATCATGTATCTATTAGCATTACATCTAGCAAATGTTAAAAGTACAATAAGTAAAGAAGAGATAACCAAACTAAATAATGACCTTCTCAAAATGGATACCCTAGTAGAAAAAGTACTAACTCAACAAAATAAAATCAAAGCACTAGCAGAAAAATACAAAGATATTCAAAGTACCTTCTTCCTTGGCAGAAGTTTTGATTATGCAGTAGCTATGGAAGGAGCACTAAAACTAAAAGAAATCTCCTATATCCATGCCGAAGCCTATGCAGCCGGAGAACTAAAACATGGTCCACTAGCACTAATATATGATGGTGTACCAGTACTAGCACTTATTACCCAAGATCACCTAGTAGATAAAACAATGTCAAATATAAAAGAAGTAAAAGCTAGAGGTGCAGTAGTAGTAGCAATATGTAAAGAAAACCTACAAGAAACCTGTCAAGAATGTGACGAACAAATACTACTACCAGACCTAAACCCAATCCTAGCACCAATAGTATCAGTAGTACCCCTACAAATCTTTTCCTACTACATGGCAGTGTTTAGAGACTGTGATGTTGATAAACCAAGAAACCTAGCCAAATCGGTGACAGTGGAGTAGAGCTGGGACGTGTAGAAAAATGTGTTGTTGAAAAATAAAAAAGTTGTACAATATATAATAAAGTCGTACAAAAGATAAAAAAGTTGTACAAAAACCACCTTTTGTTTCTTGTGAAAAAGGTGGTTTTTTATTGGGATATTAAAATAGATATGGATTGAAAAATATAGATCTTAAAATTAAATATAATAAACAATTCTAATATGGCACTTTAGTGTTTCATATGTACCTTTCACATACAAATAGTGGCTATTCACTATATTTAACAGGAAAAGCAATCTTTGCTAGAGAAGTATTGGTAAAAAGCAAAAGGAAGAAAAGTAAATGCATACAATTCCGTGGTATATAGTGTTAGTTCAGAGTATTCCAGAAGCAATGTTGCTTATGATGATAGGATTTCATTTATTTAGATTAGATATAAACATAAGAACTATATTAATAATAGCAACAATAAACTCAGTACTAGTTTATTATTTTCGTTACTTAGAATACTTTTTTATTCATACAGTACTAGGTTTATTAACACTAATTATTCTTACTGTCATACTTACAAAAAAGAATCCATGGAAAATATTTATCTCAATTCTAACTGGGATTACAATTATAGCTGTTTTACAAAGTATAACCTTACCTATTTGTTTTAATATGACAGAAACTACACCTGAGGATTTAACAACAAATCCTTGGCTAAATTTCTTTTTTACAATACCACAGATGCTAATTATGATTATACTTTATGCTTATCTAAGATATAGCAATTATAACTTTGAATATATAACTAAAGAGGAGTATGATGGCTAGATTTCCTTTTTTAATAATTACCACTATATTAAGTCAAACATTACTAATAGCTGTGATAAGCCTTCTAATTTATTTTAGTAATGACATAGAAACTGTAAAATCCTATGTACCAGTTTTTATTATTGTGATTGTTTTACTTTCGGGGTTTGTAATTATATCTCTTAATCAATTATTAGTTAGTGTAAGGGTTATAACTGAAAGAAACTATTTGAAAAGTTTCCTGCAAAATACCGAATCTTTAATAAAAATACTTAATACAGAAAGACATGAGACAAGTAAGCATATCCAAACAATACAAGCTATGCTTCACTTAGAAGAGTATGATACGGCAAGAGAATATACTGATGATATAGCACGCAACTATAGGAAACTACAAAATATAGTTAACGTGGGTGAACCAGCTCTAACAGCATTACTAAATAGTAAAAAAAGTGTGGCTGATTTTCAAGGCATAGAATTTGATTTTGCAGTTAAATGTGATATTAACAATATCCACCTAAAAAAATGGGAGTTATGTAGTATTATAGGTAACTTGATTGATAATGCTTTTGAAGCAACAACTGCTAATGTAAATAAAAAAAGAGTTACACTAGAAATAAAAAAAGAAGATAATAATTATTTAATTTACATACATAACACAGGTGAAAAAATAAATAACAAACAAATTAATGAGATATTTAATCCAGGTTTTACAACAAAAGAATCAGATAATCTTGGCTATGGGTTATATATAGTTAAAAACATAGTTGAAAAATATAATGGAAGCATAAAAGTACATACCCATCCAAAAACGACTTTTCAAGTATCTATACCGGTAAAGGAGAGTCATAGCATTGCTTAGCAAAATTTCTCATAAAATTGCTAACCAGATAAGTCATGAATTAAACGAAAATGATGAGAAAATAGAAATATATGCCTATGGGTTAGAATTATTGATTGGTTCTATACTGCAGTTAATTATACTTTTTTTATTGGCATGGATTTTTTCTTTATTTCATCAAACATTAGTAGCTATAATAGCTTTTGCTAGTATAAGAATACTTTGTGGTGGTATTCATATGAGTTCATACTTACGATGTTTAAGTTGCGGACTTCTGATAATACTTTTTTTTGCGAAAATATCAACAATGCAGTATTCGGTGTATACATTTGTATTACTGATTTTAATAACGTTTGTTTTAGGAATTGTAAGTATAATTAAATGGATTCCTAGCTATACAGAACAAAAACAACATATTAATAATTCTAATGCTAAAAAAATTAAATCAATTTCACTTTTTATGTTATTAGTATGGATGGGATTAAGTATTATTTTTTATCATAAAGGTATTTATGATTATTCTTTAGCCATAATATTGGGTGTGTTAGGTGGTGTATTCTTAGCTACGCCACTTGGACATACAATTTTTGGTAAACTTGATGACAGTTTAGTTGCTTTATCGAAAAGGAGGTGTTAATTATGTTTAATAAAATAAAGACGTATATTGTGACAAGTTTTGCTTCAATTTTAGCTCTGGTTGCATCATTTGGAGCTAATAGTCCGTATAGCTTATTAATGATATATGAACCTGAGGTACCTGAATCTTTAAAAAAGGACCGATAGTAAAATGTATAAAGTACTAATATTAGAAGATGAGAGTTATACTTTAAGATTCATACAAAAAATCATAGCTGATCATCCTCTTGTCTCAAAGATTATACCGACTTCTAATAGTAAAGATGCAATAGACATGTGTATCAAGCATTTACCAGAAATAATATTATTAGATATAGAACTTGAACAAGAAGATGATTTGAATGGTATAGAGGTAGCAAAGAGAATTAAAAAAATTAATAATAACGGAAAGTTTGTTTTCATTACTGGTTACTCTAATTATGCCTTGGATTCATTTGTAGTACATCCATTTGATTACATACTAAAACCAATTGTTAAAGAAAGACTATATGAACTAATTACAGAACTATCTAAAGAAATAAAAACGCAACAAGAAGCTATCGTGAAGATAAGAGTAAAAAATAGTATATGCTTTCTAAAATGCGATGATATTTTTTACATAGAAAAACATGAAAATAATCTCAATATAATTACAGATAAAGAAATAATACAAGCGAATTGCAAATTAAAAGATATTCAAGAAAACTTACCCAATACATTTGTTAGAGTGCATAAATCATTTATTGTAAACACAACAAAGATTAAGAAAATTAACTATTTAGGTAATAGAACATATGAAATAGAATTTAATAATATTGAGCAGAAAGCCTTAATGAGTCGAAATAAATTTAAGGAATTAGAACATTTATTTTCCCCTATGTTTTAATAAAATGATTAAAAAGTGTTGTTGATAATAGAGTTCAACAACACTTTTATTAGAACTAATTAGTACAGCACTATAATCTTTGTAAACAACGTCATAAATCCGTTATTTATCTAATCTGAAAGGATGTTAAAATGCGAAATTCTATAATCATAAAAGCATTAATAGCTATGTTAGTTATTCAAAGTATGGCCTTTTATTATTATTATAGCAATACTAGTAAAATTATAGATTCATTTGAAACAGATTTAAAAAGTGAAACAGCAAGAAACCTTTATCAGTTTGGTACAGCTTTAATTAACACAGCTGAAACACTAGCTATGTATGAAGATAATATGGAAAATAGAGAAAAAGAGTTATTTAACAGAGCAAATGGAAATGCACAGATATCATTGTTTCTAAATGCATCAAGGTTTGCTCGTTTACCAAGTGGACCAAATTCAGCATGGGATTCAAATAGTAAAACAGATTTATTTAATAAAACTTTTCCTCTTGCAGAAACTCTTTCCCTAGTATCAGATGGAAAGATAACAGATTATAATCAAGTAGATGAATTAGCATATATTTTACATTTACATGGAAAAAAATATCATGAATTAATTGCAAAAAATGAATATAAAATTTATTACGATTCAAAATTGGTAGAGGAGATCTTAAATTTAAATGAATCACTTGAAAATGATTTAAACAATTTATTACATTAAAAACTGATTTAAGTAAGCCAATTTGATTATATCCAGTATTTGTGAATGTCAATGAATTTCTTTACCACGTGATACTGAATATTTACACCAATGCAGACAATAATATATATACAAAGCTAGAATTACAGTTATTGCAAAAAAAAAAATAATGCGCTAAAATTATAGTTAATAATAACTCTGTCGATCCGAAGTCTTAAGTGCCTACTTGAGATACTTATGTAGGAAAGATGGGGTTTTTATTTTTTTTAGTCTTAGTATAATCAATTGTGTGATTGCTTGGTATAAATAGCCAATGTCTATAAGGGTAAAGCCATTTATTTTTGTAATCATTATGAATTCCAGTAGAAATACCTATATTAAACTTAAAATTTGGGTATAAATCTTTAATCCTATTATAAATATGGTTATATAATTTTTCCTTAGCTATAGTCTTTTTCCCTCTTCTTTTTTGACCTTCTGGTATTTTTCTATGCTCATTGTTAAGTCTAAATTGAATAGAACCTAAAATAATATCCATGCCTTGTAATATAACATGTTTATGTGAATTTACTTCAACAATGTTTTCGCTAATTAAATATATGTCTTTACCATAATAAATTTTTAATAAATATGTTTTAAATCTATTATTTTTTTCCTGTGTATCTGGTAATTTATCAAAAAATAATTTTAAATTAACTCTATTATTATTATGATTACTATACTCGAGACCAAAAGCATTTTTAATAAATTGATAATATAATAAAAAAAACTCATTTTCTTTTTGATCTTTTGTTAGATTTTCTGCAATATGTATATTTTGAGTAAACATAATACGAATCTTTATTTTATCTGCTTTTATGTAATCAAAATACAAATCAATAAAGTCAATATATTTATCCAAATATGGATGTGAAACTTTGGTCCACTTTAATTCACTAAAGAGATTTAATTGTTGTTTTTTTTCTTCTAATGACTTACTTACCTTTTCAAAATCTATTGATTTTACTAAAGCACCGCCGTAAAAATTCCCGAAATAATCACCTTTTTTTACAGATTCATCACAATATATTATATATTCCATATAATTCCTCCAAAAATTACTATTACTAATAATAAATCTTAAATACAAAAAGGTGAATAGCTAAAATTGATTTTAATTTATTAAATTGTAGTATAAACAAATGTGAAAATAACAAATTTATAAGTCTTACTTAATAGTCACTAGTATAATTTTCTAGTGGCTATTTTTTGGCTTTAAAACAAGTAAATGAAAGAAATAA from Candidatus Syntrophocurvum alkaliphilum includes these protein-coding regions:
- the glmS gene encoding glutamine--fructose-6-phosphate transaminase (isomerizing), which encodes MCGIMGYIGKGNAVPVIIDGLSKLEYRGYDSSGIALYNNNQIETVKKKGRLSTMVEKLEEKAGIDIGIGHTRWATHGVPSDVNAHPHADCTGQIVVVHNGIIENYAKLRKDLMLEGHDFISDTDTEAIVHLIEKYYKNTSLEKAVRKVLKEVQGSFAIAVMCVNEPDKIIAAKKDSPLIVGLGENENYIASDIPAILGKTKQIYILEDKELVILTKDSVEITDFDGNKVHKEIFEVTWDAIAAEKAGYEHFMLKEIHEQPVAIKETLREKIKDGLVDMSDLNIDEIFEDTEKIYIVACGTAYHAGLVGKLAIEKLAKIPVETDIASEFRYRDVLWTPKSVMIVVSQSGETADTLAALREAKRNGIKVLAVTNVVGSSVSREADKVIYTHAGPEIAVASTKAYTTQLVIMYLLALHLANVKSTISKEEITKLNNDLLKMDTLVEKVLTQQNKIKALAEKYKDIQSTFFLGRSFDYAVAMEGALKLKEISYIHAEAYAAGELKHGPLALIYDGVPVLALITQDHLVDKTMSNIKEVKARGAVVVAICKENLQETCQECDEQILLPDLNPILAPIVSVVPLQIFSYYMAVFRDCDVDKPRNLAKSVTVE
- a CDS encoding sensor histidine kinase, which codes for MMARFPFLIITTILSQTLLIAVISLLIYFSNDIETVKSYVPVFIIVIVLLSGFVIISLNQLLVSVRVITERNYLKSFLQNTESLIKILNTERHETSKHIQTIQAMLHLEEYDTAREYTDDIARNYRKLQNIVNVGEPALTALLNSKKSVADFQGIEFDFAVKCDINNIHLKKWELCSIIGNLIDNAFEATTANVNKKRVTLEIKKEDNNYLIYIHNTGEKINNKQINEIFNPGFTTKESDNLGYGLYIVKNIVEKYNGSIKVHTHPKTTFQVSIPVKESHSIA
- a CDS encoding accessory gene regulator ArgB-like protein, whose product is MLSKISHKIANQISHELNENDEKIEIYAYGLELLIGSILQLIILFLLAWIFSLFHQTLVAIIAFASIRILCGGIHMSSYLRCLSCGLLIILFFAKISTMQYSVYTFVLLILITFVLGIVSIIKWIPSYTEQKQHINNSNAKKIKSISLFMLLVWMGLSIIFYHKGIYDYSLAIILGVLGGVFLATPLGHTIFGKLDDSLVALSKRRC
- a CDS encoding cyclic lactone autoinducer peptide, with the protein product MFNKIKTYIVTSFASILALVASFGANSPYSLLMIYEPEVPESLKKDR
- a CDS encoding LytR/AlgR family response regulator transcription factor, translated to MYKVLILEDESYTLRFIQKIIADHPLVSKIIPTSNSKDAIDMCIKHLPEIILLDIELEQEDDLNGIEVAKRIKKINNNGKFVFITGYSNYALDSFVVHPFDYILKPIVKERLYELITELSKEIKTQQEAIVKIRVKNSICFLKCDDIFYIEKHENNLNIITDKEIIQANCKLKDIQENLPNTFVRVHKSFIVNTTKIKKINYLGNRTYEIEFNNIEQKALMSRNKFKELEHLFSPMF
- a CDS encoding DUF3800 domain-containing protein, with protein sequence MEYIIYCDESVKKGDYFGNFYGGALVKSIDFEKVSKSLEEKKQQLNLFSELKWTKVSHPYLDKYIDFIDLYFDYIKADKIKIRIMFTQNIHIAENLTKDQKENEFFLLYYQFIKNAFGLEYSNHNNNRVNLKLFFDKLPDTQEKNNRFKTYLLKIYYGKDIYLISENIVEVNSHKHVILQGMDIILGSIQFRLNNEHRKIPEGQKRRGKKTIAKEKLYNHIYNRIKDLYPNFKFNIGISTGIHNDYKNKWLYPYRHWLFIPSNHTIDYTKTKKNKNPIFPT